In Myxocyprinus asiaticus isolate MX2 ecotype Aquarium Trade chromosome 32, UBuf_Myxa_2, whole genome shotgun sequence, one genomic interval encodes:
- the LOC127423312 gene encoding next to BRCA1 gene 1 protein-like isoform X1, translating into MNLPVTVKVNFRGNVKKFPVLDTNKSQWETVEAWIKTTFGLSHFQVKYFDEDNEEVCINIQDEYTEALKSAFKQANQLHMNVYKMKGQAEGGAVKAEVKELKIDPRPAPPYRARVKMADKETQVTPERDTQVVAKENKGMKTEEEAVPAWFKSYMDRFKDQVVREVVDRMCSEFSGQCCTHRATDLPVEEPSTSGTQKPTSSTTQRACSSTPNCSSCKGPATGGGYQCSVCPSCILCEPCSHKHDPSHNLKRTRTPLSVPERGVTPEPRFLRRGDRTVRKAERQRLKAERRQLKAEVKEIKKKLRLEKRGLLWSGASNGTTSSGVAPAPVPSLGPGPAPAPSLCPDPQTSSPEGPKVFCSTLVPTMTALFLDENLPDGTCLEPGTKFIKYWKMRNTGNISWTSDTKLKFMWGNLTLGSREQKEVAVPFLQPGQVGVVSVAFVAPLLEGTYTSHWRLAHCGVQFGPRVWCSILVVPSSGQKLKSHCSKTLRTDLCLMGKGNRDSDAQLSTSSRREYYIPSYIPSVDLLTAQDLLSFELLDINIVQELEKVPANTPVDMTHCVSPPPHHGSLFGKHGTGLSKVEAGRSGGKKTQVLQPQRPNEPLDILTNEEGDEDISGTQFVCETVIRSLTLEEEPERKPKCKVRPKLSRPDVHDPARFQERSLLAKNDRHLPITNRPGAPDPLPKPFITEEPIMPVFSEALIGSNENLYTDPAVQEENEEEVQNRGCENDQEEAGEWDEVSSQVSSASSEDYVVILPDCFDTSRPLGESMYSSAMSQAAVPLANEPEALQIPSTAEGEAKEPTPVPALQNSLNRMLCTSQILDCPALIQEMVPQPITLSPAPSLQTHRSVRPHDLELGPEASEENTTCQPEDDSSGCRSAHLEAPVSAFETCSSQDLRVNHGGLTEGLVKGALSVAASAYKALFTGQSTPAQRPAVDPACEDASMMAVLQEMGFSNQPLNQRLLRKHHYNLLDVVNELVQLTDSEWHISRH; encoded by the exons ATGAACCTCCCCGTCACTGTGAAAGTGAACTTCAGGGGCAACGTGAAGAAATTTCCCGTCTTGGACACGAACAAATCACAGTGGGAGACTGTGGAGGCCTGG ATTAAAACTACATTCGGGTTGAGTCATTTTCAAGTGAAATATTTTGACGAGGACAACGAGGAG GTGTGCATAAATATTCAAG ATGAATACACAGAAGCTCTGAAG AGTGCATTTAAGCAAGCCAATCAGCTACACATGAATGTCTATAAGATGAAGGGCCAGGCAGAAGGTGGTGCAGTAAAGGCCGAGGTGAAGGAACTAAAAATAGATCCTAGACCTGCTCCGCCGTATCGAGCAAGAGTCAAGATGGCAGATAAGGAGACCCAGGTGACTCCCGAGCGGGACACG CAGGTTGTGGCCAAGGAAAATAAAGGGATGAAAACCGAGGAGGAAGCAGTGCCCGCATGGTTCAAATCCTACATGGACAGG TTCAAAGACCAAGTGGTTCGGGAGGTGGTGGACAGAATGTGTAGTGAGTTTTCCGGCCAGTGTTGCACACACAGAGCCACAGATCTTCCAGTAGAGGAGCCAAGCACCTCTGGCACTCAGAAACCTACTAGCTCCACAACACAAAGGGCCTGTAGCTCAACTCCAAATTGCAGTAGCTGCAAAGGACCAGCCACTGGGGGAGGATATCAGTGCAG TGTTTGTCCATCTTGCATCTTATGTGAGCCGTGTAGTCATAAACATGATCCCAGCCACAACCTGAAGAGAACAAGGACTCCTTTGTCGGTCCCTGAACGTGGAGTTACTCCAGAACccag GTTTCTGAGGCGGGGTGACAGGACAGTGCGAAAGGCAGAGAGACAGCGGCTGAAGGCCGAGAGGAGGCAGTTGAAGGCAGAGGTGAAGGAGATCAAGAAGAAGCTGAGGTTGGAGAAGCGAGGTCTGCTGTGGAGTGGAGCCTCCAATGGGACCACCAGCTCAGGCGTCGCCCCCGCTCCTGTCCCGTCTCTAGGCCCAGGACCAGCCCCAGCTCCGTCCCTGTGCCCAGACCCTCAAACGTCCAGTCCAGA GGGTCCCAAGGTCTTCTGCTCCACCTTGGTGCCCACAATGACTGCCTTGTTTCTGGATGAGAATCTACCTGATGGCACTTGTCTGGAGCCAGGCACCAAGTTCATCAAGTACTGGAAGATGAGGAACACTGGCAACATCAGCTGGACTTCTGATACCAAG TTGAAGTTTATGTGGGGCAACCTGACCCTGGGATCACGGGAGCAAAAAGAGGTTGCAGTGCCCTTTCTGCAGCCAGGTCAGGTTGGTGTGGTGAGCGTAGCGTTTGTGGCACCCCTGCTTGAGGGTACCTACACTTCTCACTGGCGCCTGGCACACTGTGGGGTGCAGTTTGGGCCCAGAGTGTGGTGTAGCATTTTAGTCGTGCCAAGCTCAGGGCAGAAACTCAAATCCCACTGCAGcaaaacactg AGGACTGATCTCTGTCTAATGGGGAAAGGCAACAGAGACAGTGATGCTCAATTGTCTACCAGCTCCCGGAGAGAATACTACATCCCCTCCTACATTCCCTCTGTGGACTTACTAACAGCACAG GATCTGTTGTCTTTTGAGTTGCTGGATATAAACATTGTGCAAGAACTGGAGAAAGTCCCAGCTAATACTCCAGTTG ATATGACCCACTGTGTATCTCCACCTCCTCATCATGGATCCTTGTTTGGAAAGCATGGAACGGGACTAAGCAAAGTTGAGGCTGGACGTTCAGGCGGGAAAAAAACTCAAG TGTTGCAGCCTCAGAGACCGAATGAGCCTCTGGACATTCTAACCAATGAGGAAGGAGATGAAGACATCAGCGGGACACAGTTTGTGTGCGAGACTGTGATCCGTTCTCTCACTCTGGAGGAGGAACCAGAACGCAAGCCTAAATGCAAGGTTCGGCCCAAACTGAGCAGGCCTGATG TTCATGACCCTGCTCGCTTTCAAGAGAGATCTTTACTGGCGAAGAATGACAGACATTTGCCAATCACTAACAGGCCAGGGGCTCCAGACCCTTTGCCAAAACCATTCATAACAGAGGAACCAATCATGCCAG TCTTTTCAGAGGCACTGATTGGCTCAAATGAAAACCTCTACACTGACCCAGCTGTGCAGGAGGAGAATGAAGAGGAAGTGCAGAATAGGGGATGCGAAAATGATCAAGAAGAAGCAGGAGAGTGGGATGAGGTGAGCAGCCAGGTGTCCTCTGCCTCATCAGAGGACTACGTTGTCATCCTGCCTGACTGCTTCGATACTTCCAGGCCCCTTGGAGAATCGATGTATAGCTCGGCAATGTCCCAGGCTGCAGTCCCTCTCGCCAACGAGCCAGAGGCACTGCAGATCCCGAGCACTGCTGAAGGAGAGGCCAAGGAACCTACGCCAGTTCCAGCTCTTCAAAACAGCCTGAACAGGATGCTCTGCACCTCACAGATACTGGATTGCCCCGCTCTAATTCAAGAGATGGTACCTCAACCCATAACTCTGTCACCAGCCCCATCTCTTCAAACCCAcag ATCAGTGAGACCTCATGATCTTGAGTTAGGACCAGAGGCCTCTGAGGAGAACACAACATGCCAACCTGAGGATGACTCAAGTG GGTGCAGATCAGCTCATTTAGAGGCCCCTGTTAGTGCCTTTGAGACCTGCAGCTCCCAGGATCTCAG GGTGAATCATGGTGGTCTTACAGAGGGCCTGGTGAAGGGAGCACTCTCTGTGGCTGCCTCTGCTTATAAAGCACTTTTCACAGGCCAGAGCACACCTGCACAG CGGCCTGCTGTTGACCCAGCCTGTGAGGATGCCTCCATGATGGCTGTATTGCAGGAGATGGGTTTCAGTAACCAGCCACTTAATCAGAGGTTGCTAAGGAAGCATCATTACAATTTGCTTGATGTGGTCAATGAGCTGGTGCAGTTGACTGACAGTGAATGGCACATCTCAAGACACTAG
- the LOC127423312 gene encoding next to BRCA1 gene 1 protein-like isoform X2, whose protein sequence is MNLPVTVKVNFRGNVKKFPVLDTNKSQWETVEAWIKTTFGLSHFQVKYFDEDNEEVCINIQDEYTEALKSAFKQANQLHMNVYKMKGQAEGGAVKAEVKELKIDPRPAPPYRARVKMADKETQVTPERDTVVAKENKGMKTEEEAVPAWFKSYMDRFKDQVVREVVDRMCSEFSGQCCTHRATDLPVEEPSTSGTQKPTSSTTQRACSSTPNCSSCKGPATGGGYQCSVCPSCILCEPCSHKHDPSHNLKRTRTPLSVPERGVTPEPRFLRRGDRTVRKAERQRLKAERRQLKAEVKEIKKKLRLEKRGLLWSGASNGTTSSGVAPAPVPSLGPGPAPAPSLCPDPQTSSPEGPKVFCSTLVPTMTALFLDENLPDGTCLEPGTKFIKYWKMRNTGNISWTSDTKLKFMWGNLTLGSREQKEVAVPFLQPGQVGVVSVAFVAPLLEGTYTSHWRLAHCGVQFGPRVWCSILVVPSSGQKLKSHCSKTLRTDLCLMGKGNRDSDAQLSTSSRREYYIPSYIPSVDLLTAQDLLSFELLDINIVQELEKVPANTPVDMTHCVSPPPHHGSLFGKHGTGLSKVEAGRSGGKKTQVLQPQRPNEPLDILTNEEGDEDISGTQFVCETVIRSLTLEEEPERKPKCKVRPKLSRPDVHDPARFQERSLLAKNDRHLPITNRPGAPDPLPKPFITEEPIMPVFSEALIGSNENLYTDPAVQEENEEEVQNRGCENDQEEAGEWDEVSSQVSSASSEDYVVILPDCFDTSRPLGESMYSSAMSQAAVPLANEPEALQIPSTAEGEAKEPTPVPALQNSLNRMLCTSQILDCPALIQEMVPQPITLSPAPSLQTHRSVRPHDLELGPEASEENTTCQPEDDSSGCRSAHLEAPVSAFETCSSQDLRVNHGGLTEGLVKGALSVAASAYKALFTGQSTPAQRPAVDPACEDASMMAVLQEMGFSNQPLNQRLLRKHHYNLLDVVNELVQLTDSEWHISRH, encoded by the exons ATGAACCTCCCCGTCACTGTGAAAGTGAACTTCAGGGGCAACGTGAAGAAATTTCCCGTCTTGGACACGAACAAATCACAGTGGGAGACTGTGGAGGCCTGG ATTAAAACTACATTCGGGTTGAGTCATTTTCAAGTGAAATATTTTGACGAGGACAACGAGGAG GTGTGCATAAATATTCAAG ATGAATACACAGAAGCTCTGAAG AGTGCATTTAAGCAAGCCAATCAGCTACACATGAATGTCTATAAGATGAAGGGCCAGGCAGAAGGTGGTGCAGTAAAGGCCGAGGTGAAGGAACTAAAAATAGATCCTAGACCTGCTCCGCCGTATCGAGCAAGAGTCAAGATGGCAGATAAGGAGACCCAGGTGACTCCCGAGCGGGACACG GTTGTGGCCAAGGAAAATAAAGGGATGAAAACCGAGGAGGAAGCAGTGCCCGCATGGTTCAAATCCTACATGGACAGG TTCAAAGACCAAGTGGTTCGGGAGGTGGTGGACAGAATGTGTAGTGAGTTTTCCGGCCAGTGTTGCACACACAGAGCCACAGATCTTCCAGTAGAGGAGCCAAGCACCTCTGGCACTCAGAAACCTACTAGCTCCACAACACAAAGGGCCTGTAGCTCAACTCCAAATTGCAGTAGCTGCAAAGGACCAGCCACTGGGGGAGGATATCAGTGCAG TGTTTGTCCATCTTGCATCTTATGTGAGCCGTGTAGTCATAAACATGATCCCAGCCACAACCTGAAGAGAACAAGGACTCCTTTGTCGGTCCCTGAACGTGGAGTTACTCCAGAACccag GTTTCTGAGGCGGGGTGACAGGACAGTGCGAAAGGCAGAGAGACAGCGGCTGAAGGCCGAGAGGAGGCAGTTGAAGGCAGAGGTGAAGGAGATCAAGAAGAAGCTGAGGTTGGAGAAGCGAGGTCTGCTGTGGAGTGGAGCCTCCAATGGGACCACCAGCTCAGGCGTCGCCCCCGCTCCTGTCCCGTCTCTAGGCCCAGGACCAGCCCCAGCTCCGTCCCTGTGCCCAGACCCTCAAACGTCCAGTCCAGA GGGTCCCAAGGTCTTCTGCTCCACCTTGGTGCCCACAATGACTGCCTTGTTTCTGGATGAGAATCTACCTGATGGCACTTGTCTGGAGCCAGGCACCAAGTTCATCAAGTACTGGAAGATGAGGAACACTGGCAACATCAGCTGGACTTCTGATACCAAG TTGAAGTTTATGTGGGGCAACCTGACCCTGGGATCACGGGAGCAAAAAGAGGTTGCAGTGCCCTTTCTGCAGCCAGGTCAGGTTGGTGTGGTGAGCGTAGCGTTTGTGGCACCCCTGCTTGAGGGTACCTACACTTCTCACTGGCGCCTGGCACACTGTGGGGTGCAGTTTGGGCCCAGAGTGTGGTGTAGCATTTTAGTCGTGCCAAGCTCAGGGCAGAAACTCAAATCCCACTGCAGcaaaacactg AGGACTGATCTCTGTCTAATGGGGAAAGGCAACAGAGACAGTGATGCTCAATTGTCTACCAGCTCCCGGAGAGAATACTACATCCCCTCCTACATTCCCTCTGTGGACTTACTAACAGCACAG GATCTGTTGTCTTTTGAGTTGCTGGATATAAACATTGTGCAAGAACTGGAGAAAGTCCCAGCTAATACTCCAGTTG ATATGACCCACTGTGTATCTCCACCTCCTCATCATGGATCCTTGTTTGGAAAGCATGGAACGGGACTAAGCAAAGTTGAGGCTGGACGTTCAGGCGGGAAAAAAACTCAAG TGTTGCAGCCTCAGAGACCGAATGAGCCTCTGGACATTCTAACCAATGAGGAAGGAGATGAAGACATCAGCGGGACACAGTTTGTGTGCGAGACTGTGATCCGTTCTCTCACTCTGGAGGAGGAACCAGAACGCAAGCCTAAATGCAAGGTTCGGCCCAAACTGAGCAGGCCTGATG TTCATGACCCTGCTCGCTTTCAAGAGAGATCTTTACTGGCGAAGAATGACAGACATTTGCCAATCACTAACAGGCCAGGGGCTCCAGACCCTTTGCCAAAACCATTCATAACAGAGGAACCAATCATGCCAG TCTTTTCAGAGGCACTGATTGGCTCAAATGAAAACCTCTACACTGACCCAGCTGTGCAGGAGGAGAATGAAGAGGAAGTGCAGAATAGGGGATGCGAAAATGATCAAGAAGAAGCAGGAGAGTGGGATGAGGTGAGCAGCCAGGTGTCCTCTGCCTCATCAGAGGACTACGTTGTCATCCTGCCTGACTGCTTCGATACTTCCAGGCCCCTTGGAGAATCGATGTATAGCTCGGCAATGTCCCAGGCTGCAGTCCCTCTCGCCAACGAGCCAGAGGCACTGCAGATCCCGAGCACTGCTGAAGGAGAGGCCAAGGAACCTACGCCAGTTCCAGCTCTTCAAAACAGCCTGAACAGGATGCTCTGCACCTCACAGATACTGGATTGCCCCGCTCTAATTCAAGAGATGGTACCTCAACCCATAACTCTGTCACCAGCCCCATCTCTTCAAACCCAcag ATCAGTGAGACCTCATGATCTTGAGTTAGGACCAGAGGCCTCTGAGGAGAACACAACATGCCAACCTGAGGATGACTCAAGTG GGTGCAGATCAGCTCATTTAGAGGCCCCTGTTAGTGCCTTTGAGACCTGCAGCTCCCAGGATCTCAG GGTGAATCATGGTGGTCTTACAGAGGGCCTGGTGAAGGGAGCACTCTCTGTGGCTGCCTCTGCTTATAAAGCACTTTTCACAGGCCAGAGCACACCTGCACAG CGGCCTGCTGTTGACCCAGCCTGTGAGGATGCCTCCATGATGGCTGTATTGCAGGAGATGGGTTTCAGTAACCAGCCACTTAATCAGAGGTTGCTAAGGAAGCATCATTACAATTTGCTTGATGTGGTCAATGAGCTGGTGCAGTTGACTGACAGTGAATGGCACATCTCAAGACACTAG
- the LOC127423115 gene encoding proteasome activator complex subunit 3-like, translating to MSSLLKVDNEIKTKVDAFRERITAEAEDLVANFFPKKLLELDQFLKDPIINIRELKEIHSEINLTVPDPILLTDIHDGLEGQNAKKRKLEDGAGEDKVGGTKVFVMPGGMMKSNGKLVDLIEKVKPEIRTLIEKCNTVKMWVQLLIPRIEDGNNFGVSIQEETVAELRTVEGEAASYLDQISRYYITRAKLVSKIAKYPHVEDYRRTVTEIDEKEYISLKIIVSELRNQYVTLHDMILKNIEKIKRPRSSNNDALY from the exons ATGTCTTCGCTTCTTAAGGTGGACAATGAAATTAAAACAAAG GTTGATGCTTTCAGGGAACGAATTACTGCAGAG GCTGAAGACCTGGTTGCAAACTTTTTCCCAAAGAAGTTGTTAGAGCTGGATCAGTTTTTGAAG GATCCCATAATTAATATCCGTGAGCTGAAAGAAATTCATTCAGAGATCAACTTAACGGTGCCAGACCCAATTCTTCTTACAGACATCCACGATGGACTTGAGGGG CAAAATGCTAAAAAGAGAAAACTTGAAGATGGTGCAGGAGAAGACAAAG TTGGTGGGACCAAGGTCTTTGTCATGCCTGGTGGAATGATGAAAAGCAATGGCAAGCTGGTGGACCTGATTGAAAAAGTCAAGCCTGAAATCAGAACTCTCATAGAAAAGTGCAACACA GTCAAGATGTGGGTTCAGTTGTTAATCCCAAGAATAGAAGATGGAAACAATTTTGGTGTCTCAATTCAA GAGGAGACAGTTGCTGAACTGAGAACAGTGGAAGGGGAAGCAGCATCTTACTTAGACCAGATATCAAG ATACTACATCACGAGGGCAAAGCTGGTTTCCAAAATAGCAAAATACCCTCATGTT gaGGATTATCGTCGCACAGTGACCGAGATTGACGAGAAAGAATACATCAGTCTCAAGATTATAGTGTCAGAACTGAGAAATCAATAT GTAACATTACATGATATGATCCTGAAGAACATTGAGAAGATAAAGAGGCCGAGGAGCAGCAATAATGATGCTCTATACTGA
- the LOC127423312 gene encoding next to BRCA1 gene 1 protein-like isoform X3, translated as MNLPVTVKVNFRGNVKKFPVLDTNKSQWETVEAWVCINIQDEYTEALKSAFKQANQLHMNVYKMKGQAEGGAVKAEVKELKIDPRPAPPYRARVKMADKETQVTPERDTQVVAKENKGMKTEEEAVPAWFKSYMDRFKDQVVREVVDRMCSEFSGQCCTHRATDLPVEEPSTSGTQKPTSSTTQRACSSTPNCSSCKGPATGGGYQCSVCPSCILCEPCSHKHDPSHNLKRTRTPLSVPERGVTPEPRFLRRGDRTVRKAERQRLKAERRQLKAEVKEIKKKLRLEKRGLLWSGASNGTTSSGVAPAPVPSLGPGPAPAPSLCPDPQTSSPEGPKVFCSTLVPTMTALFLDENLPDGTCLEPGTKFIKYWKMRNTGNISWTSDTKLKFMWGNLTLGSREQKEVAVPFLQPGQVGVVSVAFVAPLLEGTYTSHWRLAHCGVQFGPRVWCSILVVPSSGQKLKSHCSKTLRTDLCLMGKGNRDSDAQLSTSSRREYYIPSYIPSVDLLTAQDLLSFELLDINIVQELEKVPANTPVDMTHCVSPPPHHGSLFGKHGTGLSKVEAGRSGGKKTQVLQPQRPNEPLDILTNEEGDEDISGTQFVCETVIRSLTLEEEPERKPKCKVRPKLSRPDVHDPARFQERSLLAKNDRHLPITNRPGAPDPLPKPFITEEPIMPVFSEALIGSNENLYTDPAVQEENEEEVQNRGCENDQEEAGEWDEVSSQVSSASSEDYVVILPDCFDTSRPLGESMYSSAMSQAAVPLANEPEALQIPSTAEGEAKEPTPVPALQNSLNRMLCTSQILDCPALIQEMVPQPITLSPAPSLQTHRSVRPHDLELGPEASEENTTCQPEDDSSGCRSAHLEAPVSAFETCSSQDLRVNHGGLTEGLVKGALSVAASAYKALFTGQSTPAQRPAVDPACEDASMMAVLQEMGFSNQPLNQRLLRKHHYNLLDVVNELVQLTDSEWHISRH; from the exons ATGAACCTCCCCGTCACTGTGAAAGTGAACTTCAGGGGCAACGTGAAGAAATTTCCCGTCTTGGACACGAACAAATCACAGTGGGAGACTGTGGAGGCCTGG GTGTGCATAAATATTCAAG ATGAATACACAGAAGCTCTGAAG AGTGCATTTAAGCAAGCCAATCAGCTACACATGAATGTCTATAAGATGAAGGGCCAGGCAGAAGGTGGTGCAGTAAAGGCCGAGGTGAAGGAACTAAAAATAGATCCTAGACCTGCTCCGCCGTATCGAGCAAGAGTCAAGATGGCAGATAAGGAGACCCAGGTGACTCCCGAGCGGGACACG CAGGTTGTGGCCAAGGAAAATAAAGGGATGAAAACCGAGGAGGAAGCAGTGCCCGCATGGTTCAAATCCTACATGGACAGG TTCAAAGACCAAGTGGTTCGGGAGGTGGTGGACAGAATGTGTAGTGAGTTTTCCGGCCAGTGTTGCACACACAGAGCCACAGATCTTCCAGTAGAGGAGCCAAGCACCTCTGGCACTCAGAAACCTACTAGCTCCACAACACAAAGGGCCTGTAGCTCAACTCCAAATTGCAGTAGCTGCAAAGGACCAGCCACTGGGGGAGGATATCAGTGCAG TGTTTGTCCATCTTGCATCTTATGTGAGCCGTGTAGTCATAAACATGATCCCAGCCACAACCTGAAGAGAACAAGGACTCCTTTGTCGGTCCCTGAACGTGGAGTTACTCCAGAACccag GTTTCTGAGGCGGGGTGACAGGACAGTGCGAAAGGCAGAGAGACAGCGGCTGAAGGCCGAGAGGAGGCAGTTGAAGGCAGAGGTGAAGGAGATCAAGAAGAAGCTGAGGTTGGAGAAGCGAGGTCTGCTGTGGAGTGGAGCCTCCAATGGGACCACCAGCTCAGGCGTCGCCCCCGCTCCTGTCCCGTCTCTAGGCCCAGGACCAGCCCCAGCTCCGTCCCTGTGCCCAGACCCTCAAACGTCCAGTCCAGA GGGTCCCAAGGTCTTCTGCTCCACCTTGGTGCCCACAATGACTGCCTTGTTTCTGGATGAGAATCTACCTGATGGCACTTGTCTGGAGCCAGGCACCAAGTTCATCAAGTACTGGAAGATGAGGAACACTGGCAACATCAGCTGGACTTCTGATACCAAG TTGAAGTTTATGTGGGGCAACCTGACCCTGGGATCACGGGAGCAAAAAGAGGTTGCAGTGCCCTTTCTGCAGCCAGGTCAGGTTGGTGTGGTGAGCGTAGCGTTTGTGGCACCCCTGCTTGAGGGTACCTACACTTCTCACTGGCGCCTGGCACACTGTGGGGTGCAGTTTGGGCCCAGAGTGTGGTGTAGCATTTTAGTCGTGCCAAGCTCAGGGCAGAAACTCAAATCCCACTGCAGcaaaacactg AGGACTGATCTCTGTCTAATGGGGAAAGGCAACAGAGACAGTGATGCTCAATTGTCTACCAGCTCCCGGAGAGAATACTACATCCCCTCCTACATTCCCTCTGTGGACTTACTAACAGCACAG GATCTGTTGTCTTTTGAGTTGCTGGATATAAACATTGTGCAAGAACTGGAGAAAGTCCCAGCTAATACTCCAGTTG ATATGACCCACTGTGTATCTCCACCTCCTCATCATGGATCCTTGTTTGGAAAGCATGGAACGGGACTAAGCAAAGTTGAGGCTGGACGTTCAGGCGGGAAAAAAACTCAAG TGTTGCAGCCTCAGAGACCGAATGAGCCTCTGGACATTCTAACCAATGAGGAAGGAGATGAAGACATCAGCGGGACACAGTTTGTGTGCGAGACTGTGATCCGTTCTCTCACTCTGGAGGAGGAACCAGAACGCAAGCCTAAATGCAAGGTTCGGCCCAAACTGAGCAGGCCTGATG TTCATGACCCTGCTCGCTTTCAAGAGAGATCTTTACTGGCGAAGAATGACAGACATTTGCCAATCACTAACAGGCCAGGGGCTCCAGACCCTTTGCCAAAACCATTCATAACAGAGGAACCAATCATGCCAG TCTTTTCAGAGGCACTGATTGGCTCAAATGAAAACCTCTACACTGACCCAGCTGTGCAGGAGGAGAATGAAGAGGAAGTGCAGAATAGGGGATGCGAAAATGATCAAGAAGAAGCAGGAGAGTGGGATGAGGTGAGCAGCCAGGTGTCCTCTGCCTCATCAGAGGACTACGTTGTCATCCTGCCTGACTGCTTCGATACTTCCAGGCCCCTTGGAGAATCGATGTATAGCTCGGCAATGTCCCAGGCTGCAGTCCCTCTCGCCAACGAGCCAGAGGCACTGCAGATCCCGAGCACTGCTGAAGGAGAGGCCAAGGAACCTACGCCAGTTCCAGCTCTTCAAAACAGCCTGAACAGGATGCTCTGCACCTCACAGATACTGGATTGCCCCGCTCTAATTCAAGAGATGGTACCTCAACCCATAACTCTGTCACCAGCCCCATCTCTTCAAACCCAcag ATCAGTGAGACCTCATGATCTTGAGTTAGGACCAGAGGCCTCTGAGGAGAACACAACATGCCAACCTGAGGATGACTCAAGTG GGTGCAGATCAGCTCATTTAGAGGCCCCTGTTAGTGCCTTTGAGACCTGCAGCTCCCAGGATCTCAG GGTGAATCATGGTGGTCTTACAGAGGGCCTGGTGAAGGGAGCACTCTCTGTGGCTGCCTCTGCTTATAAAGCACTTTTCACAGGCCAGAGCACACCTGCACAG CGGCCTGCTGTTGACCCAGCCTGTGAGGATGCCTCCATGATGGCTGTATTGCAGGAGATGGGTTTCAGTAACCAGCCACTTAATCAGAGGTTGCTAAGGAAGCATCATTACAATTTGCTTGATGTGGTCAATGAGCTGGTGCAGTTGACTGACAGTGAATGGCACATCTCAAGACACTAG